Proteins encoded by one window of Lycium barbarum isolate Lr01 chromosome 11, ASM1917538v2, whole genome shotgun sequence:
- the LOC132617349 gene encoding mitochondrial import inner membrane translocase subunit TIM50-like: MYSIIARSRFRIPSSVSRTNRNRLSSTAALLQDQPPPPPQPSATENKSWNILKYSLVAALTGGVATAGYATYAYSLDEVEEKTKALRASANYTAGDNAAGFDKFQALLYSSAMTVPAKLVELYIDLRRMTEEQVRGFSEPTSDKLLPDLHPLEQHVFTLVLDVSETLVYSDWKRERGWRTFKRPGVEDFLEHLAQFFEIIVYSDQQNMYVDPIIDRLDPKQCIRYRLSRGATKYVGGKHYRDLSMLNRDPSRIIYISGNALESSLQKENCIEIKPWKGDVEDTSLLDLIPFLEYVGKHRPGDIRTVLASYQGRDIPKEFIERTKEYQRRMQEQKQHGRFWRR, translated from the exons ATGTACTCTATTATAGCCCGATCACGATTTCGAATTCCTTCGTCAGTTTCGAGAACTAATCGAAATCGATTATCATCGACCGCCGCTCTCCTCCAAGACCAGCCACCACCTCCTCCACAACCGTCGGCCACCGAGAACAAGTCATGGAATATTCTAAAGTACAGTCTTGTTGCTGCCCTCACTGGTGGTGTTGCCACTGCCGGTTACGCTACTTACG CATATTCGTTGGATGAAGTTGAGGAGAAGACCAAGGCTTTGCGTGCATCTGCAAACTATACTGCTGGTGATAATGCGGCTGGTTTTGAT AAATTTCAAGCTTTGCTATACTCCTCTGCAATGACAG TGCCTGCCAAGTTAGTTGAGCTTTACATAGATCTCAGGCGCATGACTGAAGAACAAGTTCGA GGTTTTAGTGAACCAACATCAGACAAGCTCCTGCCAGATTTGCATCCATTGGAGCAGCATGTCTTTACGCTCGTTCTTGATGTGAGTGAGACATTGGTCTACTCTGACTGGAAG CGTGAGAGAGGCTGGAGAACATTTAAAAGACCCGGGGTTGAGGATTTTCTGGAACACTTGGCTCAATTTTTTGAGATCATTGTATACTCTGACCAACAGAATATG TATGTTGATCCCATTATTGATAGGTTGGACCCAAAGCAGTGTATTCGGTATAGGCTATCAAGGGGTGCAACTAAATATGTGGGTGGCAAGCATTACAGA GACCTCTCCATGCTGAATAGGGATCCATCAAGGATTATATATATTAGTGGTAATGCATTAGAGAGTAGCCTTCAGAAAGAGAATTGCATAGAAATAAAACCATGGAAGGGAGATGTTGAAGATACCTCACTTTTGGATCTTATCCCATTTCTTGAAT ACGTTGGGAAGCATAGACCAGGTGATATCCGAACTGTATTAGCTTCATACCAAGGACGTGATATTCCGAAGGAGTTTATTGAACGAACCAAAGAGTACCAGAG